From Archaeoglobus sulfaticallidus PM70-1:
TGGTGTTGCTCCAAGCCCGAGGAAGCTCAGTCCAGCTTCGGTCAGAACAACGCTGCCAAAGTCAAGTGTGATGTAAACGAGGATTGGCCCGATAATGTTGGGGAGTATGTGTCTTGCCATGATCGTGGTGGATGATAGCCCAATAGCCTTTGCTGATTCTACATACAACACCTCTCTCTCTGTTAGAGTTGAACCTCTCGTAATCCTCGCATATCCTGGCCACCAGACAACAGCCATAGCGATCATAACTGCGAGAAGTCTTCCAAGATTTCCAGCTTCTCTCGTATCGAGAGCAAAAAGCCAGAGAAGGATTTGCTGCAGTAGTGGGCTGCTGTCTATCAGACCGGTTATCCTTTCAGGCAGGACTGCTGCAAAGGCTATTGCAAGTATGAGCGGTGGAAAGGCGAGAAACATATCGGTTATACGCATTATAATCTCATCAACTTTCCCGCCAAAATATCCAGCAACAAGTCCAAGAATTATCCCCAGCGGAACTCCGAGAAGTATAACTATAATCGATATGACCAGCGAGGTTCTAGCCCCCTGAAGCAGAAGGCTTACAAGATCCCTGCCAAAGTGATCCGCTCCAAGCGGGAAGAACTCTCCGGGCGGAGAGAGATATGTTCTACCATTTTCGAATATCGGGAAATAATTATACTTATAGGGAGCGAGATAAGGACCGAATATTCCAAGTAAAACGAACATTGTAACCAAAAAAAGTCCTATTATCCCCGGTGGAGATCTGTTGAGGGCATAAAACATCAACTTCCACTCTGCAATTCTCGAACGATTTTTTTCTCTCCAGTCCTTCCTCACAAGAGATATTATGGACACTACCACCTCAATGAAGAGATCGGAGATTCTGTCAAGTATGCTCCTCTGATATTCCTCCTCTTTTTGTGTTTCCTGTATCTCCCGACTCTCCTGCATCGAACCTCCCCTCAGCATCTAACTCTAGTATCTAACTCTTGGATCGACTACCGCGTAGAAGATATCAACTATTAGGTTCGCAATTACATAAACAAGAGCGAATACGAATGTCACCGCAACGATTGCTGGAAAGTCAAGTGTACGGATTGAAAATATGGCGTAAAGCCCTATCCCCGGTAAGCCGAATACAGTTTCCGTTATCGGTGCACCACTTAGCAGTCCACCAAACTGCAAACCAAGAACGGTCATGATCGGCACCAAGGAATTCTTCATCGCATGCCTGTATATCCCCAACTTGGGCACTCCCTTAGCCTTCAGAAATTCTATGTAATCCCCTCCCATAGCCTCAAGGAAGGAGTTTCTGACGAATCTTGCCACAACTCCAGCACCCATAAATCCCAAAACGAATCCGGGAAGCCAGAATCTTGCAACATGCTGTCTGAACAGCTCAAAATCACCATTCAGCAACGCATCTATCACGGGAACATGGGTTATAGCAACCTCTGGAGACGGAGGAACTCCTGCGAGGTTGATGATCCTGAAGTTGACAAAGAATATGTATATCAGAATGTAACCGAGCCAGAAAACGGGTGTTGATACACCTATAAGGGCAAAAATTCTGACGAAGGTATCAATGGCACTATCCCTTTTCAGAGCGGAGATAAGGCCGAGGGGTATGCCAATTAAAAGAACGAAAAAGTAGGCAAACAGGGCAAGCTGAAATGTAACAGGGAATCTTTTACCCACATCATCCATAACGGGATTCGATGTTCTGGGGTCTATTATCTCATTTTTTAATAATCCAGAAATGAGAAATATATATTGGTCATACCATGGATCATCCATATGATATTTCTCTTTAATTATCTCGATTGCTTTCTGGCTTGCTTTCTCTCCTCCAGCCCATGCTCTTGCTGGATCTGCCGGGATCAGGTAGGCTATTGCAAAAACTATCAGGGTGATACCGATTATCGTTGGGATGAATGTTAGCATTCGCCTTATCAGGAACTTCTTTAGCTCCGCCACAGACTCACCCCGGAGTGTAAAAGTGTAATTGGTTTAAATATGTTTCTGGAGATCGTTTTTCTAAAATTTATTATAATAAAACCAAATAACTAATTTTAGGCTTCTTTTAGCCTCTAACAACATTCAATCTGACCTTATCCAGAGAGAAACCGATAACTTATCCGAAGGATCGCAGATTAAGAATTAAGCCTATGCTAAACCTAAACGAAGCAAGAGATAAACTAAAATAACTAAAAATAAAATAGAAAAAAATTATTCTACTGCAACATTAACTTCCTTGAATTCCGTTGCTCCATAGTAAAGTGGACCAACCCAGTTGTCGGTGTCGAGGTAGTCAGGCACCCATCCGATTGTGTAGTAGTCATACTGTCCGTGTTCACCCTTGCTGAGATACACCGGCCATTCGAGACTGCTCACAGTGCACTTGAACCCAAGCTGGCTCCAGGTGTTCTGCAGCAGAGCTGAAATCTTCTCTCTAGCTGAGTTACCCGCGTTGTATGTGATCTCTATCGTGTACTTCGATGGATCAATTCCTGACTCTTCGATGAGCTTCTTGGCTTTTGCCATGTTGAACTCGTATTTCTCAATGCCATATTCGGTATATCCGGGCCAGCCAATCGGGATTGCTGCGTAGTTCCTCTCAAGGTTACCTGAATATACCTGTTCGATTATCTGATCATAAGGCACGGCATAGGCCAGAGCCTGCCTGACCTTCGGGTTGTTGAATGGTTCCTTGTAGGTGTTGAAGACTCCGTATGTAATCGTGGGCTCAAGCAGATCGGTCTGCACAACCGAGTTGAATCCCTGGAATGTCAGACCCTTGACATCATCAATTCTCTCAGGTGGTGCAACAACGAAGTCAACCGTGCCTGTCTGGAACAGGTTAATTCTGGAGACTGCATCATTGTTGATTATCCATATAACCGTCTCATGCTTGGCCTTTGTTCCATCAGAGTACATCTCATCCCAGAGCGACTTGCCCCAGTAGTACGGGTTCATCTTCGCAACGATGTAGCTGTTCTCCTCGTACTCTGCTATGTAATATGGCCCAGTGCAGACGGGCTTCTGATGCATGAGCTGATGGGTTGCATCCTCCTTGCCCTCGCTGACATAAGCGTTCCAGACAGATGGATCCTTTCCATTCTGAGATGCTGCCAAAGCCTCCTCATACTTGTCTCCAAGCAGGTACTCCATTGGCAGTATTGACAGAAACGGATCTGTTATAACTCCAAGAATTGGAGCGTAGGGTTGTGGAAGGACAAGCTTGTAAACTCCAGCAGTGCTGCCACTGTATCCAAACATCTTAAGCAATTCATCCATCGACTTGACTTCTCCGGATTTTCCTTCATACTCCGCGTAGATTCCTCCTTTCGCAAGAACCTCCTTGAACTCATCCTCTGTCATTGCTATTGACTTGTTAAGATCTGTGAAATCGAGCATCCAGCTAACGCTGTGTCCGATTCTGTGTACTCTCCAGAAGCTGAATGCAACATCAGTTGCGTCTATCGGATAAGTCTTGTCATTCCATGGATCGTATGCTACAACACCACCTCTTATGACGAAATACCATTCAGTACCATCAGCATTGTGAGCCCATGCTACAGCCAGATCGGGTGAGACTTTCTCGGTTTCCTCTTTCCAGTATGTGACTAGGGTGTCTCCAACCTGATGCCAGATCTCCCATCCAAATGTTTCATAGGTCGTTGCAGGATCGAATGACTCCGGCCATCCGATGGTACCGATTACAAGTGTGCTCGGGTCGTTCTTGTAGTCCTTGATTCCTATGTCAACTGTCGGAGCGTTCGGATTCTCCCATATCAGGTCGTATCTCTCGGTGAATGTTGGATGGTAGTATCTGCCTTCAACCCAGTCCCAGTATGTCCTCATCATCTTGTTCTGTCCAAAGACTACTAACGGAACTTCTTTGTTGGCTATTATGTACATTGCCTTGAACAACTCGGTCCTTACATCCGGATTCGTCTCAAACCTAGCTGCCTTGACAAGAGCGTCAAAGTCCGTATTCCTCCAGAAAGCAGGGTTTATCGCTCCGAATCCCTGCCCTTCATCCATTAGCTTCTCAATCGGCTTTGTGTTTTCTTCATCGACAACATAGCTCACCCTGATAACTTTCTTTCCTGATGGTACTTCAACGGTCTCGACCTTTCCTTTCTCTCCAACCACGACCACAGAGGTATCGGTTTCAATAACGGTGGCTGGCTGCGTAGGTGTTGGTGCTGGTGTTTCAGCAACCGTTGGTGTTGGTGTAGCCTCTGGTTTTTCCTGCTGTGCACAACCTGCGAATGTAACTGCAAGGATTCCTACCATCAATATATATAGCCATACTTTCCTCATTATAACCCCCCAGAATTTTTTTCAAGGTATGTTCGTTTCCACATTTAAATATCTTTTTAACACCCATTGACATCAAATTGACATCAAATCAGATAATCCTCAAAACCTCAGGTAATCATACAATCGACCCTCTTCCGGTAGTAACCGATAGTCTCTCTAATGAATCTCTCATCTAGCTTTCCACGAAATGTCTCAACCTCAAAAACTCTTTTTTGTGGCTTCAATTTCGATTTATCGAATCCCATATCAACCTTCAGCTTCAGTTTCTCCCTGTAGATTTTCTCACCTTTTCTTTTTAGCTCATCTGGCTTGATATGAGTTCCCAATATATCCCTCTCGCAAAGTGCAGACCACAAGGCTTGAGAGCATCTGCTTCCAGCACTCCTCAGCTATCAGATGTCAACAACTTCCTGAGGTGTGTAGTCCCTAACTTTCTGATCCATGCTGAATCCTGCCCCACGAGATGGCTGTGCCTCAGCCCAATCAGATAACCTGCCCGTATGGTATCCGGGCATCTCATTCCCACCAAAAGCCACGCGAATTCCTTTCCTCCATATTTACTCGAGACTTGCTCAACTCCCATTGCAAGATACCTGTGGAACTTGCTCGGCTGCCATAGATGTAGTCCATAGAGATATGCATCAACATTACCAAGCTCCAGCTTCAACAGAGTGTCTCCTTCATTCAGAATTCCTCGGTTAAAAGCCTCCGTAGCCCATACCAGATATACTCCAGTCCATACCTTTCAACCCTGTGTATAGCCTGAGCAGTCCACCTCTGTTACCAATGCCCAGCATCGGTCCAAGAGCTCCGGATTTTTAGCAAACTTTCTCGAGCAGGCGTACACGCATAACCCGCATCCAACACACTTCTCGATGTCCTTAACCGCCAGACACTTCATTCTCCACCAGCCTCTCAAAAGCTTCAATGAATTCCTCCTCCTTGCCCCCATCAACAATAGTTGCCGCAGCAATCTTATGAGTTGCATCGGCAAAGGCTCCAACAATTTCACTGGCTTTCGGCACGAGATAGTCCAGTCCCGGAGCTTCCCCTTTGAAAATTTTTCTTTCAAGGGGTGTCGGAACCCTTCCGCTCATCTTGACGACATTCCAGTCTATCTCACCCAGATCGGGAACCACCTTCGGCATGCTCTGGAAGCCTATGAGGTACTTGCTGTCATCAACAAATGTCATGTCTTTTATCAGCTCACAGAACTCTCCAACAACCTTAACCCCCATCGGAGAGAATGAGTCCCCAATATGAAACCACTGAACATGTTTCTCCTGCTTCAAATTGGTTTTCAGGAATTCAACCATCTTTTCAAATTTCTCTTCCCTTATCCTTTCCAGTCTTTTTACAATCTCCATCGTAGCACCGTTGAAACCTTCAAAGCAGGCCTTAAGTCCCAACTGATAGCCTTTCTCCTCATAACCAACAGCGCCAAGAGTCGTTAGACGTTCTGCCACCACATCAGCATACTCTCCAAAAAAGTCGATATAGTACCTCTCCTTCATCCCATCAATCATAATCTTAACCTGTTTCATGCGCATCGCCTCATTTAACGCGAATCTATCGAACCCCAGAACGCCACCGTACCTGTCATGGTAGTCCCCAACGCTCCCGACCACTGCGAGATAGGCACATTTCTCCGCCTCATCACCTGCAATAGCACGGAAGAATATGTAGTTGAGCGTTGAAGCTGAAACGAAGATGTCACCAGATATGCCTGAAAGCTCTGGATTTAGAACGAAAACGCTATCGCTCTCTATCTCTTTTGCTGGATGATGGTCAATTATAATTACCTTCCCCCTGCCAGCATTTATTCTGTCGATGGCTTCTGCGGCCAAGCCTGCAAGATCTGTGTATATTATTATTCCATCTCTGTCAGCGTGAATTATCTCAATGATATCAGGGTTGACTTTCTCTATGCAGATTAGTTCAGTCTTCAACCCAAAATATTCGCAAACCCTTGAAAGTATGGCTGATGAGCATATACCATCCGCATCGTTGTGATAAACTATAGTTGCCTGCTTTTCAGCATCCTTCAAAATGCCCGCTACACAATCCACCCATTCAAAAAATTCCTTATTGAGATATTCCTCCATGACTAATGTTAATGATTTAACAAAATAAAAGTTTTGGGCTTCAGTTTTCAACGATTATCAGCTTTCGGTAATAGTCCTTTATCTCCGTATTTAGCTTCATCGCATCAAAGACCCCTCTAAGAAAGACTTCCAGTATTTTCTGCTCGCTTTTAGCTGACAAAACCAGCGTGTAAGTTTTATCAGAGTTTACCTTGAGCCTGAACCAGTTTTCATACTCCATGTACTTCAGAATCTCCTCAACCGTCCTCAACCCTCTCTCCCTATACTGAATCCCGTGTTCAAAACCAACTTTCCTTACAATCTCAAAAAATTCTTCCTTCTTTTTCTCATCTATTATCTCAAGAATTGCGGACCAGATTTCTATATCGACTATAACATGCTCTCTACACGACAAAAGCTCAGAATAAACCAGAGCATTTTCAAGAGACTCGAGATTTCCATTTCTGGACAATTTCGACAAAATTCTTATGGAGTTTCTCACTACCTCGCTCATCGACTTCTGTTCCTTCTTAACTATGTCCTCAAGCACCTTGTAAGTGTAATTATCCACAGCAATTGACAGGCGCCTCGTTTTTAGAGACATTAATCAATGTTAGTTTAATAGCATAAAAACTTTATTGTCAAACTAACAAAAATTAAAATTTATGGATATGTAATATCGAAAACTAAATATTATAGCCAGACGAGTTAAAAATAGGAGATTTTGAATAATTAGCGAATAATCTATTCACTCCTCCGGTAGATACACCCTGTTAGAGCTGATCCTTACATCCTCCTCCAGCCCGTATTTCTCAACAAAATATTTCCACATCTCAGCATCGCTTTTTTTCATATCATCTAGCGCAGCAAATATGAAGTCCCTTATGCTCGACTGAAGCTCTACAAGAATGTACCTTTCCTTGCTTTCCGAGTCCTTATACCCCCTGTACTCAGCATACTCTTCGATGAACCTCATCCAACGCCTTGGGATATAAACCTTAATCCAGTATCCCTCCTCATGAGATAAAAGCTGTTCACAACCTAAGTTCATGCCCACCACCCCTCCTTTTCACATACATTAATTCAATTTATTCAATGTTGTTCAAAAGTATGTAATTTTAATACTATTTATCCTTTGCGATTTAATTATAAACATTTAATAATCAAAAATATCAAATGACTTAAATGATCGAGTTTTAAGACAATTAAAAGAGTTAAACAGGGTTGTAGATTCCGTTCGGATCCCTCAGATACATCCTCTCCAGATGCTCCAATGTGGGTTCATTAATTGGTTCGAAAATGTTAACAGTGTCCAACGGCTCCATAAAGTCTGCCAGAGCCTCCCAGTCAACTAGGCTCTTTATAAGCGAGGTTACCTTATTATTAATGTTTACTAACATTTAATCCACCCCACTAAATTACACTACCAAGTAGTGAATGATAATATTTAAGAGTTTCTAAAACTACATTGATGCAAAAGAGTTTTTAATTATAAAATCAAATTAACATCATGGCTTCAGTTGAGATAGTTTATTGGGACGACAGAATTAATGGGAGCCTCAAAAGCGATAAGATAAATGTTGAGCCATACGGATTTCAGCTCAGCCCAATTGCCGAATGGAGAATTCTCATTTCAGCAGAAGATAAGGAAGTTGAAGAAAGTAAGGTTTGTGCTATCGATGTTGAGCCGATAGATGTTCCGGAGAATGCGATAGTTTCCCCTCTTCCAATAATGAGGCACGCTCTCGGTGTTCTGCTGGATGTATATGTTCCCGGAAAGTTGAAAAAGGTTGAGGAGAGTAAGAAGATAACCCAAGCGATCTTCCTTCCAGTAATGAGTGGAAAAATACGAAAAGGCGAGCTAATTGGAGTTATAAACATAAGATATGTTAAAACCAGTACACTCAACAAGATCTCCAAAATGCTATCAGAATGGGCTGAAAAGGCCAAATGGGCTGAAGATATCGGTGGAATAAGATGGGAGTAACGTGACCTCCTCTCTCCATTGAAATGGAGAGTATCCTCCAGCACGGCTGGAGTTTAACCCCAGGAGAGAGGTTGTGTTCAGGGTCTCTTCAACCCCATCATCCACTCTTCGGACCGGGTCACAGCGGCCCCCGCAGGTCGATCCTGCCTTTGGATGCAGGCGTGTATGTAAGGACAAATATACGTTTCATCGTGTATCTTGTGGAAGTCGCGGGGATTAGCGACGAAAGGAGAACCTAAAACAACTCAGAATAAAATAATTAGATAATTATTTCTTCCATAAATAGGGCCAGTCCGACTTTACGAACACTTCTGGGTCTATTGAGATTGCTTGATCGATCTTCTTGAGTAGCCTTATTACTTTACTCAAGTATCCTTCTCTGGATACCACAGCCTGCATAACTTTCACCGCTAAATCATATGTGCATTTATTATATTAATCTTGTTATGATATTTTATTGGGTAGCACTATCGGAGATTGGAAGTTAGAGAAGTGTATTCAATGTTAGTGAGTTGAATGATATTTGTTGCTTAATAAATGATACACAGCATAATCTATATTACAAAAAAGGTTATTTCTTCCATAGATAGGGCCAGTCCGACTTTACGAACACTTCTGGGTCTATTGAGATTGCTTTATCAACTTCACGAAGCTTTTCAACTATAGCCTCTTTGGCCTCCTTTTTCACTGTTGTAACAACACCCACTCCAATAAGCGAACCCTTTAAGATCTTTCCATCCGCTATTGGATAGAAAACAACATATTTAACCCTCGATGGCACATCAATCCTTTCAGGCTTTCCGTCCTCCACCACAGCAACAAGAGTTCCCAAGGCATGCCTGTATCTGTCAAGGAGAGTCAGCCTCTCGTTTCCAGAGATTTTGAATTCCTGAACTTTTATCACTTTAACACGATTTGCTTTGACTTCCACATCCTCATCGGCTACAATATTAACGAAGTACGCTACAGGCCCGAGAAAATAGCCTGCTTCCTCAACATTGGCCTTCTCGTAAACGACCTCTGAATCTTTTCGGTAAGAAATTGTTACTTCCATAAATATATATTAGAACCTAACTATATAAAAGTTTTGAGAGAAAATAAAAAAGAAATAGAAGTTTAAACCTCAGTTTTTACGCCTTTTACGCTTGCAGCCCAGCTCCTCAAGCCATCATAACCTTCGGTTGCTATCCTCTTCGCCACCTCATCCTTCAAAGCTGTGATGTTTATTAGATCCAAGAAGTTGTGAGCAAAACTACCATGTACAATAGACCAGTAAATTGCCAGTGCAATGACTCCCAGCGTGTAGGCTATCGCACCGAAAGTTCCCATGTGCGGGATCTGTGTGATGAAGTAAGGCCATGCATTTGGATCTCTGAACAGGAAGTAGTAGTTAATTCCTGTCAGGATTCCGAATATTATCATTCTCTTAACAAGCCCACCAGTTTTATGTTCCGCTTTAGCTACTGCCCTCTCAAGCAAGCCCATCTTCGATAGCTCTTTCCTAACATTCAACATCGGAACAATCACTATTGGAGTAACTGACACCATTGCTACAATCATAATTGGAAATACAAGTGAGTTGAAAGTTTCCACCAATCCGGGATCAAGCGATAGCCATCCGAGTTCTACAAGATATCCCGGTACTGCAAACGCTCTGCTAACAGTAACGAGGAGCATCACAACAGCCATTGCAAGCTTGATATAGTACTGCCTAACATAAGTCGTTCCCACAGCACCAATCTGCACACCGATTAGTGAGGTGGCGAGAATCAAAGTCGTGAGCCTGAAATCAACTGCTCCAAGCAGGTAAGCCCATGTGAATGTTCCTGTTGAGCCCATAACGAATGCTATTCCAAGCTCGGTTCCACTCGCAACCGCACTTGATGCCCCAATCACATAGATCATCGATGGAACTCCAATAAATCCACCTACTGCAATTGTTGCTGCAAGGAATCCGGTGGCAAAACCCAGAGGGATGGTTAGCCAGAGCGACTGAGTTCTGCCAGCGACATCGAACTTGATCATTGGTGGTATCCTGAATTTCTTCTCAAGCTTCTTTGCAAATTCTGGTTCCGTGTCTTCAATACCGTATTTCTTAGCCTTAAAAACGTCTCTTATCAGTAGAGCAGCAACTGATGGTAAGACTATCAAGAATGCGATAGTTACATACAAGTTCGTTCCTGTAGGGCCTAGCTGCTCAAGTATATACTTCTGAACCTGAATTCCAACCTGAACACCCAATATGGCTGAGAAAGCCATCAATATTGCAAGTTTAACGTCAAGATGCCCAACTTTTTTCCTTCTCCAAGCTCCTATCATTGCCTTGGGGAACTTGTGGCACATGTTCGATGCTACTGCTATAGGTCCAGGCACGCCAATGGACATCATTCCGGGTGTGAGCACAAAGGCTCCACCACTTCCAATGAACCCACTAAGCATACCTCCAAAAAATCCGAGAGCTAGCAGAAACAAAGCTTCGTTGACCCCGATATGTATGAACATATCGGGGGTCATTGCTGAGCCCCCTTCAGCAAAACCACCCATTCAATATTCACCCCCATTATGAAACATTTTTATTAACGCAAACTCAAATTGGAAATCCCCTCTCTAACCTTCCAACCCCCCTTAAACCTTCCTTATTATTCATTACTTTTTCATAATTTGTTTTAACGGGATTTCCACTTTCTACAGTATATATCAAAACTAGATGAAAATAAAGGTTTTTGTGAAGGTTTGCTTTTTTTTAAGATAATTCACTAATTTTTATGTTTTTTTATGGTTGTTTAATGTCAAACACTACCAGTTACTCTACAACTATAAATTCGAAAAGGGGCGGAAATTACTGGAATGCCGGACAGGAGACTTATTCAAGGAATTTCAATTTATAAATGGACTCTAAAGATTAGAATAGAATGTATGGTCTAACATACTCCATTAAAGAATGTACTAAAGAACATAGATGCGGTTTCAGAGTGTAAAGGTTTTTCAATAAGCGCAGCAACACGGAACCTTAATCTATAACGATTAATCAACCCCACCCCCTTTATTTCCTGTGGAACTTTGCTGTAGTGCAATGGCTGTCAGCAATTAGAGAATAAATGAGTTGCAAACAAATACAGACCATAACTCTTCCAACCCTATGATGAGAGTAACATCAAAATCTATTCGCCAAGAAAATAATATAAAGAAATAGGAGAGATTACAGAACTAAAACAACCAAAAAGGAAACGGAAGAGTACTGAATGCCTATGAGAAATGCAGGATTAGCCTATAACACTGGAAAGATTGATAGAAATATACCACGGCATTCATATTCCCACAGCACAACAGTCAAACTCCAATATGATGCTAAAACCCCCGTTAAATTCTATCTGGATACTCGAGGGATTTTTACGAACTTTCAATAAAATGAACAGTACGAGTACTGCTAAACCCACAACTTCTTCCGATACGAATGTCAGAGTCAAAGATAGTGCATATCCTGAGATATCCTCAAAAGATAGTCTGCAAAGGATAAATGTTCAAGGTTTTATTGCTTTTTACATGTCCCATTTCCTCAAAAACATATCCTCACAATAGCCCATCTTTTTACTTCACTTCTTCATTGCTTGTGTTCTCGGTAATTTCTGACATTTATGATAAAAAGCCAAGTTTTTCCATATTTTCCATTAATCTCAGCTAAATGCTAGATTGTAAAGATGAAATTATAACTAATTTTAGGTTAGCCGAAAAATTTAAATGTCTTGGAATTGGAAAGATATGATGGTAAAATCACTCTAACAGGAGGTGATGAGTTTGCCAAGGCATTGCAGGGGGTGGAGATGGTGGTACAAAGCTACTGGTAAGCCTGGATGGATGAGAGGGGATTACAGATGTTTCGGATATCTAAGATACAGAGGTTTAAGATACCAAGATGAATTCAGAGACGATCTGGATGTGCTTGAGAGAATCAAAAGAAATCTGGAATTAGAACTTGAGGATATTAGAAGAAGAATTGATGAGCTGAGAAGGAGATAAAGAGAACGGCAAAGAGAAATAAAAGGGGAGAAGTAGAGAGTTAAAAATGGAGGTATAGACATGAGAATTTGTGTACCAAGCTATAATGGTGGCTTGGATGACTATGTCTGCGACCACTTCGGCAAGGCTGAAACTTTCACAATATACGACACCGAAAGCAAGGAAGTAGAGGTCATCAGAAACACGAGTGAGCATTTTGGTGGTTTTGG
This genomic window contains:
- a CDS encoding ABC transporter permease; the protein is MQESREIQETQKEEEYQRSILDRISDLFIEVVVSIISLVRKDWREKNRSRIAEWKLMFYALNRSPPGIIGLFLVTMFVLLGIFGPYLAPYKYNYFPIFENGRTYLSPPGEFFPLGADHFGRDLVSLLLQGARTSLVISIIVILLGVPLGIILGLVAGYFGGKVDEIIMRITDMFLAFPPLILAIAFAAVLPERITGLIDSSPLLQQILLWLFALDTREAGNLGRLLAVMIAMAVVWWPGYARITRGSTLTEREVLYVESAKAIGLSSTTIMARHILPNIIGPILVYITLDFGSVVLTEAGLSFLGLGATPPIADWGRIVYDGSQFFPKAWWLIVFPGLIVLLDVLGWNLLGDSLRDVLDPKLRRSIEFKVKKKKGEQE
- a CDS encoding ABC transporter permease; the protein is MAELKKFLIRRMLTFIPTIIGITLIVFAIAYLIPADPARAWAGGEKASQKAIEIIKEKYHMDDPWYDQYIFLISGLLKNEIIDPRTSNPVMDDVGKRFPVTFQLALFAYFFVLLIGIPLGLISALKRDSAIDTFVRIFALIGVSTPVFWLGYILIYIFFVNFRIINLAGVPPSPEVAITHVPVIDALLNGDFELFRQHVARFWLPGFVLGFMGAGVVARFVRNSFLEAMGGDYIEFLKAKGVPKLGIYRHAMKNSLVPIMTVLGLQFGGLLSGAPITETVFGLPGIGLYAIFSIRTLDFPAIVAVTFVFALVYVIANLIVDIFYAVVDPRVRY
- a CDS encoding ABC transporter substrate-binding protein, translating into MRKVWLYILMVGILAVTFAGCAQQEKPEATPTPTVAETPAPTPTQPATVIETDTSVVVVGEKGKVETVEVPSGKKVIRVSYVVDEENTKPIEKLMDEGQGFGAINPAFWRNTDFDALVKAARFETNPDVRTELFKAMYIIANKEVPLVVFGQNKMMRTYWDWVEGRYYHPTFTERYDLIWENPNAPTVDIGIKDYKNDPSTLVIGTIGWPESFDPATTYETFGWEIWHQVGDTLVTYWKEETEKVSPDLAVAWAHNADGTEWYFVIRGGVVAYDPWNDKTYPIDATDVAFSFWRVHRIGHSVSWMLDFTDLNKSIAMTEDEFKEVLAKGGIYAEYEGKSGEVKSMDELLKMFGYSGSTAGVYKLVLPQPYAPILGVITDPFLSILPMEYLLGDKYEEALAASQNGKDPSVWNAYVSEGKEDATHQLMHQKPVCTGPYYIAEYEENSYIVAKMNPYYWGKSLWDEMYSDGTKAKHETVIWIINNDAVSRINLFQTGTVDFVVAPPERIDDVKGLTFQGFNSVVQTDLLEPTITYGVFNTYKEPFNNPKVRQALAYAVPYDQIIEQVYSGNLERNYAAIPIGWPGYTEYGIEKYEFNMAKAKKLIEESGIDPSKYTIEITYNAGNSAREKISALLQNTWSQLGFKCTVSSLEWPVYLSKGEHGQYDYYTIGWVPDYLDTDNWVGPLYYGATEFKEVNVAVE
- a CDS encoding 4Fe-4S binding protein; the encoded protein is MKCLAVKDIEKCVGCGLCVYACSRKFAKNPELLDRCWALVTEVDCSGYTQG
- a CDS encoding DHH family phosphoesterase; this translates as MEEYLNKEFFEWVDCVAGILKDAEKQATIVYHNDADGICSSAILSRVCEYFGLKTELICIEKVNPDIIEIIHADRDGIIIYTDLAGLAAEAIDRINAGRGKVIIIDHHPAKEIESDSVFVLNPELSGISGDIFVSASTLNYIFFRAIAGDEAEKCAYLAVVGSVGDYHDRYGGVLGFDRFALNEAMRMKQVKIMIDGMKERYYIDFFGEYADVVAERLTTLGAVGYEEKGYQLGLKACFEGFNGATMEIVKRLERIREEKFEKMVEFLKTNLKQEKHVQWFHIGDSFSPMGVKVVGEFCELIKDMTFVDDSKYLIGFQSMPKVVPDLGEIDWNVVKMSGRVPTPLERKIFKGEAPGLDYLVPKASEIVGAFADATHKIAAATIVDGGKEEEFIEAFERLVENEVSGG
- a CDS encoding ribbon-helix-helix domain-containing protein, with the protein product MSLKTRRLSIAVDNYTYKVLEDIVKKEQKSMSEVVRNSIRILSKLSRNGNLESLENALVYSELLSCREHVIVDIEIWSAILEIIDEKKKEEFFEIVRKVGFEHGIQYRERGLRTVEEILKYMEYENWFRLKVNSDKTYTLVLSAKSEQKILEVFLRGVFDAMKLNTEIKDYYRKLIIVEN
- a CDS encoding DUF22 domain-containing protein, whose product is MASVEIVYWDDRINGSLKSDKINVEPYGFQLSPIAEWRILISAEDKEVEESKVCAIDVEPIDVPENAIVSPLPIMRHALGVLLDVYVPGKLKKVEESKKITQAIFLPVMSGKIRKGELIGVINIRYVKTSTLNKISKMLSEWAEKAKWAEDIGGIRWE
- a CDS encoding DUF22 domain-containing protein — its product is MEVTISYRKDSEVVYEKANVEEAGYFLGPVAYFVNIVADEDVEVKANRVKVIKVQEFKISGNERLTLLDRYRHALGTLVAVVEDGKPERIDVPSRVKYVVFYPIADGKILKGSLIGVGVVTTVKKEAKEAIVEKLREVDKAISIDPEVFVKSDWPYLWKK
- a CDS encoding sulfite exporter TauE/SafE family protein codes for the protein MGGFAEGGSAMTPDMFIHIGVNEALFLLALGFFGGMLSGFIGSGGAFVLTPGMMSIGVPGPIAVASNMCHKFPKAMIGAWRRKKVGHLDVKLAILMAFSAILGVQVGIQVQKYILEQLGPTGTNLYVTIAFLIVLPSVAALLIRDVFKAKKYGIEDTEPEFAKKLEKKFRIPPMIKFDVAGRTQSLWLTIPLGFATGFLAATIAVGGFIGVPSMIYVIGASSAVASGTELGIAFVMGSTGTFTWAYLLGAVDFRLTTLILATSLIGVQIGAVGTTYVRQYYIKLAMAVVMLLVTVSRAFAVPGYLVELGWLSLDPGLVETFNSLVFPIMIVAMVSVTPIVIVPMLNVRKELSKMGLLERAVAKAEHKTGGLVKRMIIFGILTGINYYFLFRDPNAWPYFITQIPHMGTFGAIAYTLGVIALAIYWSIVHGSFAHNFLDLINITALKDEVAKRIATEGYDGLRSWAASVKGVKTEV